The region aaataggccaaCAGCCTAACAGACATCTCTtcaagatatacagatggcaaataagcacatgaaaagatgctccaccaTCAtatatcatcagagaaatgtgaattaaaataaatatcaccacacatctattagaatggctaaaatccagaacactgatgACAGTAAACACTGATTAGGTTGTGGAGCCCTAGGAACTTCATTCATTGCTGGAGAGAATGCAAAATGGCTCAGCCACTTTAGAAGGCAGCTTGATAGTTTACTATAAAACTAGACATTCTTTTCCCATGTGATCTACCAACTGTGctacttggtatttactcaaatgatTTAAGAGCTTATATCTACACAAATACCTGAACACAGATGTTTAAAGCAGATTTATAACTGCCTAAACTtaaaagcaaccaagatgcccttcagcaGGCACATTGATAAATAAGCTGTGGTATATCCAGAGAACGGAATAGCATTCTGCACTAAAAAGAGATGAACTACCAAGCAAAGGCAAAACataaaggaaacttaaatgcacattactattgaaagaagccaatgtgaaaaaacctacatattatatgatttcaactatatgacaCTGTGAAAAGCCAAAACTATGGAAGCAGCTtgaagattagtggttgccagggactagcagagagggagggatgaaggggtagagcacagaagatttttagggaAGTAAAATTTCTCTGTATGATGCTATACTGATGGATACACATGATTATACACTTGTCCAAACACATAGACCGTATACTaggagtgaaccctaatgtaaacaaTGCACTCTGCATGATAATGATGTGCCAATGTAGGTTTATCAATGATAACAAGTGTACCATTCTGAAGGGGGGTGTTATGCATGTGTGGAGGCCAGAAGTATATAGATTATCTCTATaccttccactcaattttgctgtgaatataaaattgctctaaaaataaagttaattaaataaaatgggcaaaagatatgaagagacaCCTTACCagaaagatatacagatagcaagGAAGCACCTATACTCAGTAGCACATACTCATCAGAGAATTTCATATTAAAACAAGAATGAGATACCACTCACTGCACATATATTAGAATGACAATGGTCCCAAACCATGGAAATATCAAATGCTAGCAAGGATGCGAAGCAACGGGAAATTTGATTCATTGCTAGTGGGATTGCAAAATgacacagccactttggaagaaaGTTTGGTGATTGATTACAAAACTAAGCATACTCTTACCATTTGATACAGCAAATCATGCTCCTTGTTATTTAGCTGAAGGAGCTGAAAACCTATGGCCACAAAAATCCTGTATGTCAATGTTTATGACAACTTTATTCTTAATTATCAAAACGTAGAAGtcccaaagattaaaaaaaaaagttccaaagaTGTCTTTAATAGGAAGATAAACAAGCTGTGGTGCATccatgcaatgaaatatttttaataaaaagaaatgtcctATAAAGCTGTGAAAATCATGAAGAAACCTTAAAACACAttgctatgtgaaagaagccaagcTGAAATGGCTACATACTGTATAGTTTCAACTatgtgacattctagaaaaggcataACTACAGAGATATTAAAAAGATCAGTggatgcagaaagagaaattaaggaataaattatatttacaactgcatcaaaaccaataaaatacctaagaatacaCCTatccaaagagatgaaagacctgaaaactgaaaaacactaatgaaagaaattgaagatgacatgaagaaatggaaagacattccattctcatggattagaagaataagtactgctaaaatgtctatactacctacAGTAATCTATGCATTTAATGCCATCCCTTTCAAaacaccaccagcatttttcacagagctagagcaaacattcctaaaatgtgtatggaatcacaaaagacaccaaatagccaaagcaagtttgataaagaaaagtaaagctggaggcatcacaattccagacttaaagctatattacaaagctgtagtcatcaagacaggaTGGTACCTGCACAAAaagagatacatagatcaatggaacataacagaaaacccagaaaggaacccacaactatatggtcaattaatcttcaacaaaggataTCCAACAGGAAAAGAGAGTCTCTCCAACAGATGATATTTGGACAAACTGTACAGgaacatgcaaagaatgaaactggaccactttcttacatcatgcacaaaaaataaattcaaaacggattaaagatctaaatatgggacaggaaaccataaaactcccagaggagaaaagagacagTAACCTCttggacattggccttagcaacttccttctagatgtgtctcctaaggcaagggaaataaaagcaaaaataaactcttgggacttcatcaaaataaaaagtttatgcacaatgaaggaaataacCAACAACACTAAAAGGCAAtacactgaatgggagaagatatttgcaaatgaccaatctgataaaggattagtatctaaaaatctataaagaatttatcaaactcaacaccccaaaaatgaatccAATTAACAAATAGAAGACACAGACATTTGCCaaggaagacacacagatggccaacagacacatgaaaaaatgttgatCATCAAAGGAAATAGAATCAAACCTACTATGAGCtaccacttcatacctgtcagaacagctaaaatcaacacaagaaacaaatgttggcaaagatgtggtaAAAGGGGAACctgttggtggaaatacaaatggtgcagccgctctggaaaacaatatggaggttccttgaaaagtttaaaacaaaactacCGTATTGCACTTGCAAttgcagtactaggtatttacaatgactaaggatacaaaaatactaatttaaagatatacaaacaccctgatgtttatagaaacattatctacaatagtcaaatcatggaaacagcccaagtgtccatcagctgagaaatggataaagaaaatgtgtgtacaccacattctctttatccatttCACACACACCCCGTAacattatttagccataaaaaagaatgaaatcttgccatttgcaatgatgcagatggagctagagtatattatgcttaaaataaatcagaggaagACAGATACCATGTGATATcattcatatggaatttaaggaaaaaaaagtgatcaaagaaaaaaaagaaagaccaagaaacagactcttaattatagagaactgatAGCTaccggaggggaggggagtaggggatagttaaataggtgatagagaTTAAGGGGTGCACTTGTTGTAATGAGCAGGGGGTGTATGGaaatgatgaatcattaaattctacacctgaaactaatattaagtGTGTGTTAAATAACtggaacttaaaaacaaattaaaaaaaataagaagattagtggttgctaggggtttgaggggagagagggagagatgaataCGCAGAACACAGATCTGTAGAGCAGTGGAACTATTCTGTaggatactgtaatggtggatacgtGTCATTATACGTTTGTCAAAACTCATGGTgtgtacaacacaaagagtgaaagCTAATGTGAACTGTGGACTTCAGTAAATTACACAATTTATCAATATTGGCCCaccaattataacaaatgtaccacaaaTAATGCAAGATATTAAACATAAGATAAATTGTGTGGAGAAGGATGAGGGAGTACTTGGAATTCTTCCAATTTAGTGCTCGATTTTTGTGTAAGCCAAAAACTGCATTCAAAGTCcattaattttaaagaaggaCATTTCTGACTTATCTaacaatttaaaatcaatttaaatctGTTATTCAGGTGAAAGTCCTTTGTAAAGAGAATGCTTTCAAAACTAAAGGAAATGCTTAGCTAGCAACCACAGAAAAAGACACTTTCTATAAAAACGTTAACCTAATGAGTATTGCTCACTATTGTTTCATTAATCCAGAGGGTTTTTTTAGCACCATGAAATGTAAGTGATGTTAGTTATTTCAAACTTATCTCCCATCTCTTGGGGTCAACCCAAACCATTTTAAGATGAATTGACTCAAACACTAAAAATATTGGTAGGAAAATTTATCCAAGAATCTTTACAAGTGAGCCAATCTTGCCACACTGACAATTACCCATAAGCCAGAAAGACATGTTAACGTTAAGTCCATCCTCAAAGTCTTAGCTTCCAGAcccattcaaatattttcatatggaCTTCATTGACTTGGTCATAATGTGAAATGTGTATGTAAATTGTTTATATAATTCTGGTTGAATTAAAGATTTCCACAACTTTTCACCATTTACGTGGATATTACTTCAAACAGAATTTAGAGTTTCTTGTTTATTTCACTGTCCTCACAACTGGGGAGAATAGAAGCATATTGCtcttcagtattttctttattaaaattatggTCTTGGGATGCCAGATTGAGCACCTCTCATTACGGTAACATAATCAATAAAGACAGCTTTTTGTGATAGTTATCAActgaaacatttaatattttattgtggaaaaatatacataaaattttaaggatttttaaatatacagttcagtggtattaaatcaTTCATATTGTGaatcatccccatcacccatcttcAAAACTCtctcatcccaaacagaaactgtCCTCATAGAATAATAGCCCCCTATTCCACCCCCCCAGTCCCTGTAATCATTATTCTATTTGTTTCCATAACTCTGACTATTCTAGGTATTTCTTTTGCTGCCAGCTTGCTAAGTACTTGCTAAGTATTGTTGAATTTTTCAGAAAaccaatttgtattttcattgcttttctgtTGAGAGTTTTTCCATTCCCTAGTTTACttctgccctaatctttattatttccctcctccTGCTAATTCaagatttgatttttcttttttttttcccctagtccTTTGAGGTATAAAGTAGGGCTCCTGGTGTTTGTCTGAGATGCTACAATCTCCCTATGAAGTATGTTGGAATGTTTGCCTTCTCAGCCTCCCCAGCATGACCACCAAACCTGCCATTCCCATCAGGGCACTAAATCATACCAGATGGAAAACCACCACTCAGGCCATCCCCTGAAAGCCAGGAAGCAATACCCATGGTCCACTCATCTCTTTCCCTCCAGAGGGAAAGTATTGTTAGGAATCTTCTGGTCATGCCACAGTGGGCCAGCGATGTAGAGCAACTTGGGCAAGAAAATATGCCATCAATTTGCCTGACCACTCTACGATATCTCTTCTTGGCTTTGTGCTTGTCTGAGTGCTGCAGCCTCTTAACTGGTTTTTTGCAATAGCAATTTGATCAATATAGTATAGTCTCCATGGAGGAACAAGAGCTCAGAAATTTCTGTTCTGCTACCTGGCTAATGAAACTCTGATAATTCTCATCATCAAATCATGCCTCTTCTAGGGGAATTTTGAGTTTTATTGCAACAACAACCATATCTcttggagaaaaggagaaaagttcCCTGATACAAAATTCTACCTTCCTTTATATTGTCCTCTTTTTTTGCAATGCTTTGTTGAAGGCAGCCTTCATCTGAGCATTTCTCAGACTGTAAATGAGAGGGTTCAGCAATGGGTTGAAGAGGGTGTAAAACAGGGTAAGGATTTTCTGCTGCTCCTCACGTTGGCTATTGTCTGGAACCAAATAAACCATCATGGCTATGCCAAAGTAGAATCCAACCACAcagaagtgggaggagcaggtggaaAAGGCTTTTCTGCGCCCTTCCTTTGTTTGGATCTTCAGGATGGCCGAGAGGATGCGCATGTAGGAGACCAACATCAGAGAAAGGGGCCCAACTAAGACAAACACGCCACCAGCAAAGACTAAGACTTCATTGATCCAAGTGTCACCACAGGCCACTTTGAGGACAGAGAGGATTTCACAGAAGAAGTGGTTCACTTCCTGGGGCCCACAGAATGTCAACTTTAGGAAGAGAATTAGATGCACTAGGGCCAAGGAAAACCCACATGCCCAGGTAGCAATGACCAGGACCACGCACACTCTCCAGTTCATGATGACGGTGTACTGGAGAGGATGGCAGATAGCCACAAACCGGTCGTAGGCCATCACTACCAAAATCAGGCACTCTGCACCAGCAAAAGTCACAAACAAAACTATCTGCATAGTGCATGAGACAAAGGAGATCGTTTTTTTGTGTTTCACTAGGTTTTCCAGCATATTGGGCAGATTGCTGGAAGCATAGCATATGTCAATGATAGccagatgagaaaggaagaaatacatggggGAGTGCAGCCTGAGGTCTAGCCAAATGAGTCCCAAGATCATGCCATTTGCCAGCAAATTAAAGATATATAACAGGGAGAAGATACAAAAGAGGAGCACTTCAATGTCTTCACTGAGCTGGAATCCCACTAGGATAAATTCCGTGATCCACGATTGGTTGCCCTCCATTCCTTAATGATAGTTTATAAAGGACTAAAGTGGGATAGAAAAGTCAGAGCTGGTCACCAATGAAAATTGAAGTTATTTACCTCAAAATGAACTCAAAGGAGGCTTGTATGCTTGTCCCTACTTGACTTCTTTCtcctccaattatttttttagtttaaaatttttattctgaaataattcagaCTTTCAGATCAGtatccaaaaaattaaaacaatactaCTATATGCATATTACCAGattgttttaaatctttatcatttctttttctccatatacacattcattgttttctggACCACATAAGAGTAAAATGTAGCCACAATGCCAATTTGTCCCTAAactcaattgattttttttttcctaaagaacaaGATTTACTAATCTATCTtcaggataattttaaaaaatcaggaaatgtaaCATTAACGTGATTCTGTATTCTAGATACAGATTTTTCTGTCCCTCTAGACCAAGGCATAATCTAATATCATGCATTTTATCTCCTCTAATCTGAAATAATCACTCAGCCTTTACCTTGAAATTGATATTTTTGAATGTATGTCTCTTGATTTGGGTTTTCCATTGATTACTCATTTTTTAGttcaaaatacacatttctaataaaattttttaaaagtttccttctTAATGGCTTCCATTAATACCCAGATAATATTAATCCATCCCAATATCAGTGATACTAATGTAGATCTCTGGTGAAGGTGGTGTCTCCAGGTTATCTCCATTATAAAATTACTACTCCAAAATTTAAAGCACTTTCTTACTTCTGGCTAAGTTATTCTAGCCTCATCTTGTACATTTCTCACTTCAGCTTGAAATCCATTATTTCACGAAAAGGGTCTAGTTTCTTTTAGTGAAGAactgtattttcagaaaaatatcggattttattattttttttattagatctTTAACCATATTTTTATGATTGTTGCCAAATTTCCAATATTCCCCATTTAATTAGTAAAGCATATAACTTAGCACACAAACTATTAAAGGAGATAATGAGGTCTTATTTAATCCTAATGCATCTTTACAGACTTCTTTGGAGAGCCAAATCTGTTTTTACTAAATTAAGATTAAAGAAAATGATCTGGATATTATGCAGTTTATTTTGGGAAAATGGATACTAATAATCCCAGAATCTTACCatcttgcttaatttttttgtttttctttatatttagatACTCATAGACTTGGTAATTTCTGATTCACAGATTAGTTTCAAAAGTCTGGTTTGCTGTGTGAATGAAAAAGTACCTACCTACCTCATATGAGATTTTGAcatcaaattttcaaaaatattttagtaaaacatGAAATGCAATAAAAGACTAAAGAGATGATACTGTGAAACATAGCCAAAGGTGATCATTGTTAATAATTTGCATATAGTGTTTCATTACTTATTGTACATGTTttcatacaaaattaaaaattaaatgaaccgTATTATCTCTCTCATTTAGAATCATTTGCTGTACATTTTCCAcgacaaaatatttttctacaacaTACTAACAGttgcatattttatatcttaactAATTTATTACCTTCTAGCAATATTGTATGCAATATACATTGTGTGCAAcactaaattttataaattttgtgtatcttttattattttcctataataAACTCCTAAACATCAAAGTTTCTGGTCAAGTCTATCTCCATCATTCTCTGTCTAAAAAAGCAAATAggcaaggataaaaaaaatctagacataTCAACATCAGAAGAAATCAATCAGGGGGATATAATCTGATGATCATGACTCGAATCTCAAACTCCTCTTTCCTATGAAGTTGTCCCACCTTAGCTTTTCAGTGGTCATGCTCTCAAGTTTTTATATGATTTAGTCCAACTTGGTATAAGATGTACTTCTTTCAGTTCATTCTCTCATCTTTATATTAAATACCAAGAAAGAGTAAGACTAGTTACTGGAAAGTGGGACTTTATGAAGTTTAAGAATAATCAGACTACAATGTAGGTAACTTCTGGGTTACTGGATTAAATCTGACTTTCTTCATCTACTTACAGTGGAGAGCCATTTACCCTCCAATCTCAGGAAGCTGATTACAACTGGGACATTTGGCTGGATGTCTTTCTGCCCAAATGGTTCCATGTGGAAGCAGTTATCCCAACACCACCTATTCAGGACTTTCTTCCTAGACttctttttacctattttttaagaCCAAAAGATTGCACTTTGTTCATTGGTTTTTCTTAATTCCAATTTGTGGTCCAAGAGGTACTCCTGTTTCCTAGATGAATGACAACATGGAATGACTTGGCATTTAAGGCCTATATCATCCATTACACAGAGATTTCTTTACGTATACGGTCATTCAagttaagaatattttaatgCGATCAACACCATAGCTCTTTGATACAAAATATTATGTAACTGTGATAAACGTTTACCACACATGGCCAAGGCATGTTTTCTACAAAGCTAACATATTTCCAGATGATAGAAGGCGAATATCTTAAGAGATGGATATAGTTTTAATTCCTATTTCTTGACTTTCTTTTATGCTTATAGTATTAGTAATAAAActattcttgaaattattttatatataattatatatcctTGCGGAGAATGTCTTTTAGAATAGCTGgtataggggtgcctaggtgtcttagtggttgaatgtctgcttttggctcagattgtgatcctgggggtctggaatgaagtctcacatcaggatccctgcagggagcttgcttctccctctgcctaggtttctgcctttctgtgtctctcatgaataaataaatttaaaaatcttaaaaaaaaaaaaaggaatagctgGTATAATTCTTGATTAAACACTCAAGTGTTTGTTAAATGGAAGAAacaatttgtgtatatatacttatacatacacacacacacacacacacacacacatcaggtCACATGTCAGCATTACACTGTTCCACACAGTTTTACATATCTCAAGGGTCATAAACCTCAAACAGATACCAAAAATTACAATGTCAAAACTCTCAAAATTATTCTAGTTTTATGAATTCATGTTTTACTACAGTTTATCTAACTCTCCACATAAGCATCATCTATCTATTGAGCAAAACATGAATTCTACGTTACTAGAAAGAAGttcaaaattagaatttaatCATTTGAAAACTGCTTTCTTACAAAGATGCTATGCACGATTCATGTAATTTTAATACAGTGTTTCTACAGGGTGTTCTTGAATAAGCTTTGGGGGTATAGACAATAGCGTGTATCTGCAGATAATATGGCAACACCTAAAGGAATTAATGTCTTGTAGTTGCTTTGAAGTTATGCCTAGGAGAAAGTTTCAGGCAAattgttttattgaaaaatgagcttataggaaataaaagaacCTAAGAAGGAAACTTGGCAACACATGTGGCAACATTTTGAACCTTTGAAAAAATATCGGCATTAAAGGAGGTATCAGTTATGAGGGTAGTGGTCCTTTAGGAACACTGAGTCTAACAAAATTGTAGACATAGTCCCAGATGCCAGTGTTTCTATAAATATGATTGTATTTGCAAGGGTTTCTATAATTGTGCTTTAGGTTTGTAACATTATCAAGTTTTGCTACAACTACAAAACATTATGGTGTGTAAAACCGGCATAGTAACATCTTGACTTTTTAGGTTAGGTATTTTTGTGTCTGAATTAATTAACTCTTATCTTCATCTCCAttactatattttcatttcactgaaaaatacttttagaaataGTGAAAGTAGATTAAAtcttttaagtaaaatcttttaagtagTGGTGCTTctaaaagtattttagaaaaatacttttagaaataGTGAAAGTAGATTAAATCTTTTAAGTAATGCAGCTctgaaatagagaagaaaattttaagaaagccTGGAAAAAATCACCCCTTTCCAATAGAGAATAAGTTAATAGCAGTTCAGAAAACAAAGATCTGAGTGGTCAGTATGAGCAGTTCACCCCCCAGGGCAGTCCTGTAACTGCCAGGGAGCTTTACTCTGTTTCTCCAACTGTAGCCAGAGATATTGGCACTTATTCTATCCTACTTTGTGGTACGGACAAATGGTTGTATCAAGGATTGTAATTACTGAGCCTATACTGAGTGATAGCCTAGGAACATTTTGGTAAGAAACAACTATGTAGCAAACTTACCTCTTACAGGGTTTGGTCAAGGAAAAGACTTGGCTATACCTATTACTAGAATTTTGCTTTCCATTAACAGGTTACTCTACCAATATCTTCTTCTATGTAAGTTAATAGAAGGTCCTTTGATTCTTTGGGCCACATCAAAGCCTTATCCAGGAGAAATGCCTGCATATGAAGCCTCCCCTACTTTCCAGATTCCTTCTCAAACAGTAGAGTTGGCCTAATTTGGAGCCCACCACTCAACAACACTGAGAAGTGAAGAGAAAGCTACCAAAGGATCACATGGTCCCTGCCACACACAGCTCAGTGGGCAGAAGCTCCTGGAGCTGGTGAAGCATGGAATCAAGCTATCTAGTCCACCTGTCTGCAAGGCAAACTTTGAGTCAGAAGAACTCAGGATATTTCACTCAGGAATGTCACTCCACTTAGGGTGATATCAGTCAGGCTGATTTCTGCTGCCACCTGTTCTACTTCAATTATCATACTGAAAATCATCCCCCAGTGCAAATAAATCTCTCTACATCAGCAGATGTAAGCACTTGCGAATCTACTTTGATCAAAATCAGATCCTTCAGAGTTAAGTTACATAAGAGGTTGTAGAAGTCTGCAGAGGAGAAATCTCAGATTCAGGAGCACTTAACTACAATTGCTGGTGGCTTTGTGACACAACATGAAATTCTAAATTAAACCACTAggaataaaggttttatttaaattagctAAGAACTCAAATTCCCAGAAGAACCATGAGATATCATAGGTCTTTACTTCTCCctaaagggaggtgggggggggaaatCCCTGAAATTTCTCTCTCTGGAGAACAAAGAATTTGTCTAATTGACCTTGGAGGAAAATGCTAGGAAGAGGTGGGGCACATCCTACCATCATGCTCTTTATACTCACAGACTTTGAACATCTCAtgagtgaaggggaaaaaaaaaacccccacaaaccTAAAGGAGATATcacaaattataatattaaagCTTTCAAAATGACTGTAGTTTTATGAATTCATGCTTCTCTTCAGACTTGTGAAGGTCTAGGAGAGGCTGGAATTTTTATTGTTGAGAGGTAGTTTCCACAAACAGATAATGGCAAACCTGAGAAAGAACAGATCTCAAAGTCAAGGTATAGCTCTATTTGCAAGAGGGTGTGATGTGTGCAATTATAGAAGGACTGTAATAACCATAAGCAATAATTattgagtattttatttcagataatgTGCCAAATGCTTtacatggaatatatatatttaatttaataatttacagCCAGGATGACTCAagtttaagtaaattaaatcagCAGTTCCCTAATCTTTAGGTCAGGGACTCATTCTCTTAAATTGTCCATGAGAtcaaaatcattttcataatAATCTAAGATATTACTCTCTTTCTATTCTCATTCACTGATGAAGGCATAGTGGAGTTTTTCAAAGGCCACATGACACTTTCCATTTTAAGACTGGATATAGAAGCAAATACAAAAATCTTGCTATCCTTGATAAACATTAAaggattttataaaaaatataaaacaatgcaTCTTTTCActcttgttttaaatatatattatatgatgcAATTATCCTTTGAGTGATTTAAAggtcataaaattattttgatttctaatataataaatacCAAGTACTCACATAAACCACAGTTTCTTCAGGTCTTCAAGGATATTTACAATTGTGAAGTTATCTTAAAACCAGACAATTAAAAGAACCATTGACAACCTGCCCCAGCCAGAGCTGCAGTCAAATGATGTCTTTCCAGCTTCAAAGCATgttaaggtttgttttgtttttattgctactATAAGAAATTTTCATGTGAAACCCAATCCCATTGATTGAGAATGGACCAAGAAGTAGGAAAAGCTTCATCTATAGTTTTTCTCATggttccttcctttttcctagaTTGTGGAGTCGTTTTCTACTTTTTTCACCATTAAAGGatattgaatttcatcaaatgccTATTCTCCGTTAATTAGATGATcatgtgttttttcctttcattctataAATGTGGTGtattatgttgatttttgtatgtagAACTAAGGCTGTCTTCTAGGGATACCCTTCCCCACCACCTACCTGCCCGCCCACCCTCCATACAGTATGATGTTTTTAGTATGCTCCTGGATCCAGATTCTGGTTATTTGGGAATTTTTTACCTATTTATATAGAAAAgcagttttcttgttttgtagggtttttttttttttctgacttttataaCAGGGTAATACTAACCTAGAATAAgttaggaagtgttccctcctcttcagtactttggaaaagtttatgaaagattttttatttgtttaaacagTGGTAATATTCACCAATGAAATCATCTGGTCTAGACTTTCATTGCTGGGtagtttttaattactttttcaatctctttactaGTTATggatctattcagattttctatttcatgtgGAGTCTCTATAGgttgtatgtttttaggaatttacccatttcatCAGGTTATATAATTTTCATGGTACTCTCTTTTTAGAATGCACCACCgggggcggggtgtgtgtgtcCCATGTCCCATAAATTGacatattctgtttttgttttcaatagtTTCATggtcaggaagcctgggtggctcagtggttgagcatctgcctttggctcagggagtgatcctgaggtcctgagatcgagtcctgcattgggctccctaaataaaatcttaaaatagtttcaaggtatattctaattttttgtattttctcccttGAAAAAATCAGTTGTTAAAAAGCATGCTCTCtaatttccatgatttttttggttttcctattattattgatttcaagttttattctactgtgatcagaaaagatgctttGCATAATCTCAGtcctttaaatttattaaaacttgttttttctttacatacaaatatttgtatatgaatATAAGATGATTATAA is a window of Vulpes vulpes isolate BD-2025 chromosome 7, VulVul3, whole genome shotgun sequence DNA encoding:
- the LOC112934834 gene encoding olfactory receptor 2A2-like, producing MEGNQSWITEFILVGFQLSEDIEVLLFCIFSLLYIFNLLANGMILGLIWLDLRLHSPMYFFLSHLAIIDICYASSNLPNMLENLVKHKKTISFVSCTMQIVLFVTFAGAECLILVVMAYDRFVAICHPLQYTVIMNWRVCVVLVIATWACGFSLALVHLILFLKLTFCGPQEVNHFFCEILSVLKVACGDTWINEVLVFAGGVFVLVGPLSLMLVSYMRILSAILKIQTKEGRRKAFSTCSSHFCVVGFYFGIAMMVYLVPDNSQREEQQKILTLFYTLFNPLLNPLIYSLRNAQMKAAFNKALQKKRTI